One genomic region from Clostridia bacterium encodes:
- a CDS encoding NADP-dependent malic enzyme yields MNYAEESLKKHYEWKGKLETVPKMKIENRDDLSLAYTPGVAQACLEIKDDPEKSYLLTGRGNLVAVVTDGTAVLGLGNIGPEAGMPVMEGKCVLFKAFGGVDAIPLCIRSKDVDEIVNTVALLAGSFGGINLEDIAAPRCFEIERKLKERCDIPVFHDDQHGTAVVVLAAVLNALKAVGKEIGKIKAVINGAGSAGIAIAKLLLSRGLKNLTMCDKNGVIAEGLDWLNPAQSEMAKVTNRERVTGKLADVLAGADLFIGVSAGNLVSPEMVKSMAKDAILFPMANPTPEIMPDLALASGAAVVGTGRSDFPNQINNVLAFPGIFRGALDVRAKEINEAMKLAASEALANLVSPEELKKDYILPRAFDPRVGPAVAKAVAKAARESGVARVKE; encoded by the coding sequence ATGAACTATGCGGAAGAATCCTTAAAGAAGCATTACGAATGGAAGGGAAAGCTCGAAACGGTCCCGAAGATGAAGATCGAGAATCGCGACGACCTCTCTTTGGCATACACGCCCGGCGTCGCCCAAGCGTGTTTGGAGATCAAAGACGATCCCGAAAAATCCTATCTTTTGACCGGGCGCGGAAACCTCGTCGCCGTCGTGACGGACGGGACGGCGGTCCTCGGACTCGGAAATATCGGACCCGAAGCGGGTATGCCCGTTATGGAAGGGAAGTGCGTCCTGTTCAAGGCGTTCGGCGGCGTGGACGCGATCCCGCTTTGCATTCGCAGTAAGGACGTCGACGAAATCGTAAACACCGTGGCGCTCCTCGCGGGAAGTTTCGGCGGGATCAACCTCGAAGATATCGCCGCGCCGCGCTGCTTCGAGATCGAAAGAAAGCTCAAAGAGCGCTGCGACATCCCCGTCTTTCACGACGACCAACACGGCACCGCCGTCGTCGTCCTCGCCGCGGTTCTGAACGCGTTGAAGGCGGTCGGAAAGGAGATCGGGAAGATCAAAGCGGTCATAAACGGCGCGGGCTCCGCCGGGATCGCGATCGCGAAACTCCTCTTGTCCCGCGGTTTGAAAAATTTGACGATGTGCGATAAAAACGGCGTGATCGCGGAAGGACTCGATTGGCTGAATCCCGCGCAATCGGAAATGGCGAAGGTCACGAACCGCGAACGCGTTACGGGAAAACTCGCGGACGTTCTCGCGGGCGCGGATCTCTTTATCGGCGTTTCGGCGGGAAACCTCGTTTCGCCCGAAATGGTGAAGAGCATGGCGAAAGACGCGATCCTTTTCCCGATGGCGAATCCGACCCCCGAGATTATGCCCGACCTCGCGCTCGCTTCGGGCGCCGCCGTTGTCGGAACGGGCAGGAGCGATTTCCCGAATCAGATCAATAACGTTTTGGCGTTCCCCGGGATCTTCCGCGGCGCGCTCGACGTCCGCGCGAAAGAGATCAACGAAGCGATGAAACTCGCCGCGTCGGAAGCGCTCGCGAATCTCGTCTCGCCCGAAGAACTCAAAAAGGACTATATCCTGCCGCGCGCCTTCGATCCGCGCGTCGGTCCCGCCGTCGCGAAAGCCGTCGCGAAAGCCGCGAGAGAAAGCGGCGTCGCGCGCGTGAAAGAATAA
- a CDS encoding alpha/beta hydrolase, translated as MVKSTFTKRIFRLVDKIFYKSQNPPKKTAEALSSLNVTRDLSPSEEFSDCKMDLLIKPRASGEKVPVIFYIHGGGFSAGDKRFRDYYCARIANATNCAILNVNHPLGPENPGPIPLKCLVRMANWLEDNAEAFGLDLSKTIVMGDSSGAYYAAMLAAIQGSDELQKIYGEMRHTFTAGLFNCAIFDLVRSIKHPVPLGFTRGVCKDITNLKPKEALTWEYMPFACPVDHVSPAFPKSLLIYSKMDFFAWGQAEEFIEKLEKNSVPYEEYHSTHFLDNHAFSINLNNKVARAARKKMIDFITGVFGE; from the coding sequence ATGGTAAAAAGCACTTTTACGAAGCGAATCTTCCGACTCGTGGACAAAATCTTTTATAAATCGCAGAATCCGCCGAAAAAGACGGCGGAAGCCCTTTCTTCGCTCAACGTGACGCGCGATCTTTCTCCTTCGGAAGAATTCTCGGACTGCAAAATGGATCTTTTGATCAAGCCCCGCGCGAGCGGAGAAAAGGTCCCCGTCATTTTCTACATTCACGGCGGCGGCTTTTCCGCAGGCGACAAGCGTTTCCGCGATTATTACTGCGCGCGGATCGCGAACGCGACGAACTGCGCGATTCTGAACGTCAATCACCCGCTCGGCCCCGAAAATCCCGGTCCGATCCCCTTAAAATGCCTCGTCAGAATGGCGAATTGGCTCGAAGACAACGCTGAAGCGTTCGGTCTCGACCTCTCCAAAACCATCGTTATGGGCGACAGCTCGGGCGCGTATTACGCCGCGATGCTCGCCGCGATCCAAGGAAGCGACGAATTGCAGAAGATCTACGGCGAAATGCGACACACCTTTACCGCAGGGCTTTTCAACTGCGCGATCTTCGATCTCGTCCGCTCGATCAAGCACCCCGTTCCTTTGGGCTTTACGAGGGGCGTCTGCAAGGATATCACGAATCTGAAACCCAAAGAGGCGCTGACTTGGGAATATATGCCATTCGCCTGCCCCGTCGATCACGTCTCCCCCGCCTTCCCGAAATCCCTTTTGATCTATTCGAAGATGGACTTTTTCGCTTGGGGACAAGCGGAAGAATTTATCGAAAAGCTCGAAAAGAACAGCGTTCCTTACGAAGAATATCACAGCACGCATTTTTTGGATAATCACGCGTTTTCGATCAATTTGAACAACAAAGTCGCGCGCGCCGCGCGAAAAAAAATGATCGATTTCATTACGGGCGTTTTCGGCGAATAA
- a CDS encoding 23S rRNA (pseudouridine(1915)-N(3))-methyltransferase RlmH, with translation MKIKVVAVGDMKETYYREAAGEYVKRLGKWAKTEIEEVKEASYLTDPEKKRIAEGEEILKRVKGFLVLLDVKGKKVSSESFAELIDRAVLAGNGELTFVIGGSNGVSEGVKAAAKEIVSFGDVTLPHRLFRVVLLEQIYRAETILHGVSYHK, from the coding sequence CTGAAAATCAAAGTCGTCGCCGTGGGCGATATGAAAGAGACCTATTACCGCGAAGCCGCGGGGGAGTACGTCAAACGCCTCGGCAAATGGGCGAAAACGGAGATCGAGGAAGTCAAAGAGGCTTCCTATCTGACCGATCCCGAAAAAAAGAGGATCGCGGAAGGGGAAGAGATCTTAAAAAGGGTGAAAGGATTCCTCGTTCTTTTGGACGTTAAGGGAAAAAAAGTTTCGAGCGAATCGTTCGCGGAACTGATCGACCGAGCCGTCCTCGCGGGTAACGGAGAACTCACTTTTGTGATCGGCGGAAGCAACGGCGTGTCGGAAGGAGTAAAAGCCGCGGCGAAAGAAATCGTTTCTTTCGGCGACGTGACGCTGCCCCACCGCCTGTTTCGCGTCGTCCTTCTCGAACAGATTTACCGCGCGGAAACCATTCTTCACGGCGTTTCTTATCACAAATAG
- a CDS encoding sodium:solute symporter: MFGIDIAVIVLYLIGMIVIAVYTRNKAKTVKDYLLAGNKGLNGWMSAFAYGTTYFSAVIFIGYAGKFGFGFGLAAVWIGIGNAIVGAFLAWKVLARKTKNMTVRLDAKTMPDFFYKRYGSEKMKLVSAIVIFIFLIPYAASVYNGLGNLFSIVFGVKGWIVMLVLAAVTAFYLFLGGYIATSLTDFIQGIIMFVGVTVMLFFFLAAPQVNWGEGLKTLTDNQMGLFMGGTSAGKFIYGKEMSLIFLILLTSFGVWALPQTIHKYYTVRDKKAISQGTIVSTVFALVIGFGAYFIGGLAKLFYETAPGGNTDNVIPHMIKDTLPNGLLGLIAVLVLAASMSTLASVSLASSSVVTIDIYKGSIQKDASDKKVTMMMRVLSLVFVVIATVIAYLNTKFNITAIAYMMGLSWGTLAGCFIGPYVLGVVWKKTTKTAAWTSIVGSLVLTVALIIIVGYDKLNWNASFGKAVQAGVGASPMIGVICMAYSMLSTFIVSLFTKPLPEEKIAEAFEKPIENEIQ; the protein is encoded by the coding sequence ATGTTTGGAATCGATATAGCCGTCATCGTGCTTTATCTCATCGGAATGATCGTGATCGCCGTCTATACGCGCAACAAAGCGAAGACGGTGAAAGACTACCTCCTCGCGGGCAATAAAGGGCTCAACGGATGGATGAGCGCCTTTGCTTACGGGACGACGTACTTCTCCGCGGTCATCTTTATCGGTTATGCGGGCAAGTTCGGCTTCGGTTTCGGTCTCGCCGCGGTTTGGATCGGCATCGGAAACGCTATCGTCGGCGCCTTCCTTGCTTGGAAAGTTCTCGCTCGCAAGACGAAGAATATGACCGTCCGTTTGGATGCGAAGACGATGCCCGACTTTTTCTACAAGAGATACGGCAGCGAAAAAATGAAGCTCGTGTCCGCGATTGTGATCTTTATCTTCCTGATCCCGTATGCGGCTTCCGTCTATAACGGTCTCGGAAATTTGTTCTCGATCGTTTTCGGCGTGAAAGGCTGGATCGTGATGCTCGTTCTCGCCGCCGTTACCGCTTTTTACCTCTTCCTCGGAGGATATATCGCGACTTCTTTGACGGATTTCATTCAGGGGATCATCATGTTCGTCGGCGTGACGGTCATGCTGTTCTTCTTCCTCGCCGCGCCGCAGGTCAATTGGGGCGAAGGGCTGAAAACCCTGACCGATAATCAAATGGGTCTGTTTATGGGCGGAACCTCGGCGGGCAAGTTCATTTACGGCAAAGAGATGAGTTTGATCTTCTTGATCCTCTTGACTTCTTTCGGCGTTTGGGCGCTCCCGCAGACGATCCATAAGTACTATACCGTCCGCGACAAAAAAGCCATTTCGCAGGGGACGATCGTCAGCACGGTCTTCGCTCTCGTCATCGGGTTCGGCGCGTACTTCATCGGCGGTCTCGCCAAACTCTTTTACGAAACCGCGCCCGGCGGAAACACCGACAACGTGATCCCGCATATGATCAAGGATACTCTCCCGAACGGGCTTTTGGGCTTGATCGCCGTCCTCGTCCTCGCGGCTTCGATGTCCACGCTGGCTTCCGTCTCGCTTGCGTCTTCGTCCGTCGTTACGATCGATATTTACAAGGGCAGCATTCAAAAGGACGCTTCGGATAAAAAAGTCACGATGATGATGCGCGTTTTGTCCCTCGTCTTCGTCGTCATCGCGACGGTGATCGCCTATTTGAACACCAAATTCAACATCACCGCCATCGCTTATATGATGGGTCTGAGCTGGGGAACGCTCGCGGGCTGCTTCATCGGACCGTACGTCCTCGGCGTCGTCTGGAAAAAGACGACGAAAACCGCCGCTTGGACTTCGATCGTCGGCTCTCTCGTCCTGACGGTCGCTTTGATTATCATCGTCGGCTACGATAAGCTGAATTGGAACGCGTCTTTCGGGAAAGCCGTGCAGGCGGGCGTCGGCGCGTCGCCGATGATCGGCGTCATTTGTATGGCGTATTCGATGCTCTCGACTTTCATCGTCAGTTTGTTTACCAAACCGCTTCCCGAAGAAAAGATCGCGGAAGCCTTCGAAAAGCCGATCGAAAACGAAATTCAATAA
- a CDS encoding phenylacetate--CoA ligase, whose translation MIWSEMETLPRSEIEKIQLERLQETVKRVYEKVLPYRKKMDEAGVKPEDIKSLKDLARLPFTTKADLRDNYPFGLFAVPKKDLVRVHASSGTTGKPTVVGYTKNDLATWTECVSRIAAMGGATADDMAQICFGYGMFTGALGLHYGLENIGATIVPSSTGNSEKQIMYMKDFETTLLVATPSYALRLAEVAAEMGVDIKKDLKVRIALVGSELLTDAMREEMHKVWGDDCLVTSNYGMSELMGPGVSGECEELAGMHINEDFFIPEIIDSVTGEVLPAGSKGELVVTCIKKEALPLIRYRTKDVTRLIYEPCKCGRTTCRMENLDGRTDDMLKIRGVNVFPSQIEEVLLHTENIGPHYEIVVTREGHSDKLEIRVELKKATDNFAELKEIENKIKSKLRVVLGLDAKISLESPNTLRRFEGKAARVKDLRNLRG comes from the coding sequence ATGATTTGGTCTGAAATGGAAACGCTTCCGAGAAGCGAGATAGAAAAGATTCAGCTCGAACGCTTGCAGGAGACGGTCAAACGCGTCTACGAAAAGGTGCTTCCGTACCGTAAGAAGATGGACGAAGCGGGCGTAAAACCCGAGGACATCAAGTCCTTGAAGGATCTCGCGCGCCTTCCCTTTACGACGAAAGCCGACCTGCGCGACAATTATCCGTTCGGTCTGTTCGCCGTTCCGAAAAAGGATCTCGTCCGCGTCCACGCGTCTTCGGGGACGACGGGTAAACCCACCGTCGTCGGATACACGAAGAACGATCTCGCGACTTGGACGGAATGCGTGTCGCGTATCGCCGCGATGGGCGGAGCCACGGCGGACGATATGGCGCAGATTTGCTTCGGTTACGGAATGTTTACCGGCGCGCTCGGACTGCATTACGGCTTGGAGAATATCGGCGCGACGATCGTCCCGTCTTCGACCGGAAACAGCGAAAAGCAGATCATGTATATGAAAGACTTCGAAACGACCCTTTTGGTCGCGACTCCGTCCTACGCGCTTCGCCTCGCCGAAGTCGCCGCGGAAATGGGCGTGGATATCAAAAAGGATCTCAAAGTCCGTATTGCGCTCGTCGGCAGCGAACTTTTGACCGACGCGATGCGCGAAGAAATGCATAAGGTTTGGGGCGACGATTGCTTGGTCACCAGCAATTACGGAATGAGCGAACTGATGGGCCCCGGCGTTTCGGGCGAATGCGAAGAACTTGCCGGAATGCATATCAACGAGGATTTCTTTATCCCCGAGATCATCGACAGCGTGACGGGCGAAGTCCTGCCCGCGGGATCGAAGGGCGAACTCGTCGTCACCTGCATCAAGAAAGAAGCGCTTCCCTTGATCCGTTACCGCACGAAGGACGTGACCCGTTTGATCTACGAGCCCTGCAAGTGCGGCCGCACGACTTGCCGCATGGAAAACCTCGACGGCAGGACGGACGATATGCTCAAAATCCGCGGCGTGAACGTCTTCCCGTCGCAGATCGAAGAGGTCCTGCTCCACACCGAGAATATCGGACCGCACTATGAGATCGTCGTCACGAGGGAAGGGCATTCGGATAAACTCGAAATCCGCGTCGAACTCAAAAAGGCGACGGATAATTTCGCGGAGCTCAAAGAAATCGAAAACAAAATCAAATCGAAATTACGCGTCGTTTTGGGATTGGACGCAAAGATCAGTCTCGAATCGCCGAACACCCTTCGCCGTTTCGAAGGCAAGGCGGCGAGGGTCAAAGATCTGCGTAATTTAAGGGGGTAA
- the iorA gene encoding indolepyruvate ferredoxin oxidoreductase subunit alpha — translation MKKLMLGNEAIARGAYEAGVKVSAAYPGTPSTEISENFAKYGEVYAEWAPNEKVAAEVAIGASISGVRSMCCMKHVGLNVAADPLFTFSYTGVGGGMVAVVADDPGLYSSQNEQDTRLIARAAMIPVIEPSDSAEAKEFIKLAYDLSEKYDTPIILRTTTRLSHSQGVVELEERKEVADKPYEKRIDKYVMMPGMAKKRHVLVEKRLNEMAENECGAPLNRIEYGDKKIGFITSGIAYQYVKEAMPEASVLKLGLLNPLPVKLIKEFAANVDTLYVFEELEPLVEEKVKSLGIKCIGKEIFTRQGEYSANLLRKAVLGKADYEAPLADLPARPPVLCPGCPHRSVFSVMKKLKLHVIGDIGCYTLGAVPPVSVIETTICMGSSISTLHGVEKAKGKDYIKNWVCVIGDSTFLHTGVNSLINSAYNESTGTVVILDNSTTGMTGHQEHAATGKNLKGDIAPAIGLENLCRAIGVKNVRTVGAFDREALAAALKEETQREELSVIICKAPCALLKGNVFKEKVFVDAEKCIGCGACITCGCPALSKDEFGKAKINPEMCNGCGLCASNCRFGAMEKREVVKK, via the coding sequence ATGAAGAAATTGATGTTAGGAAACGAAGCGATCGCGCGCGGCGCGTACGAAGCGGGCGTTAAAGTGTCCGCCGCGTATCCCGGAACGCCGAGCACGGAGATCAGCGAGAATTTCGCAAAGTACGGCGAAGTGTACGCCGAATGGGCGCCGAACGAAAAAGTCGCGGCGGAAGTCGCGATCGGCGCGTCGATCAGCGGCGTTCGCAGTATGTGCTGTATGAAGCACGTCGGCTTGAACGTCGCCGCCGATCCGCTCTTTACTTTTTCTTATACCGGCGTGGGCGGCGGAATGGTCGCGGTCGTCGCGGACGATCCCGGTTTGTACTCCTCGCAGAACGAGCAGGACACGAGGCTTATTGCGCGCGCCGCGATGATCCCGGTTATCGAGCCGTCGGACAGCGCGGAGGCGAAAGAGTTTATCAAACTTGCCTACGATCTCAGCGAAAAGTACGACACGCCGATCATTCTCAGGACGACGACCCGCCTTTCTCACTCGCAAGGCGTCGTCGAGCTCGAAGAGCGCAAAGAGGTCGCAGACAAGCCTTACGAGAAGAGAATCGATAAGTACGTTATGATGCCGGGTATGGCGAAAAAGCGTCACGTCCTCGTCGAAAAACGCCTGAACGAAATGGCGGAGAACGAGTGCGGCGCGCCGTTGAATCGCATTGAGTACGGTGACAAAAAGATCGGATTCATCACGAGCGGTATCGCGTATCAGTACGTCAAAGAGGCGATGCCCGAAGCGTCCGTCTTGAAGCTCGGTCTTTTGAATCCCCTTCCCGTAAAATTGATCAAAGAATTTGCGGCGAACGTCGACACCTTGTACGTCTTCGAGGAACTCGAACCCCTTGTCGAAGAAAAAGTAAAATCCCTCGGGATCAAATGCATCGGCAAAGAGATCTTTACCCGCCAAGGGGAGTACAGCGCGAATCTGCTCCGCAAAGCCGTCCTCGGCAAAGCGGATTACGAAGCGCCTCTCGCGGATCTTCCCGCGCGCCCGCCCGTCCTCTGCCCGGGTTGCCCGCATAGGAGCGTCTTCTCCGTTATGAAGAAGCTGAAACTGCACGTTATCGGCGATATCGGGTGCTACACGCTCGGCGCCGTTCCTCCCGTCTCCGTCATCGAAACGACGATCTGTATGGGCAGCAGTATTTCGACCCTTCACGGCGTCGAAAAGGCGAAGGGCAAAGACTATATCAAAAATTGGGTCTGCGTCATCGGCGACAGCACCTTCCTTCACACCGGCGTAAACAGCCTGATCAACTCGGCGTATAACGAAAGCACCGGCACGGTCGTCATCCTCGACAATTCGACGACGGGTATGACGGGTCACCAAGAGCACGCCGCGACGGGTAAGAACCTCAAAGGCGATATCGCGCCCGCGATCGGTCTCGAAAACCTGTGCCGCGCGATCGGCGTAAAGAACGTCCGCACGGTCGGCGCGTTCGACCGCGAAGCGCTCGCCGCCGCTTTGAAAGAGGAAACGCAGAGGGAAGAGCTTTCCGTCATCATCTGCAAAGCGCCCTGCGCGCTTCTCAAAGGCAACGTCTTTAAGGAGAAAGTCTTCGTGGACGCGGAAAAGTGCATCGGGTGCGGCGCTTGCATCACCTGCGGTTGCCCCGCGCTCAGCAAGGACGAATTCGGGAAAGCGAAGATCAACCCCGAAATGTGTAACGGTTGCGGGCTTTGCGCTTCGAACTGCCGTTTCGGCGCGATGGAGAAAAGGGAGGTCGTAAAGAAATGA
- a CDS encoding indolepyruvate oxidoreductase subunit beta yields the protein MNVNIMIVGVGGQGTLLTSRILGGIAMEKGYDVKLSEVHGMAQRGGSVVTFVRYGDKVAEPIVEEGQADVLIAFERLEAARYHQFLKKGGVMIVNDVVIEPITVISGAAKYPYNVLDSLEDKYKIVKINANEIASAVGNQKVFNTVVLGVAARFMGVEKETWLKVIENTVPPKTVEINKKAFLTGLENG from the coding sequence ATGAACGTAAATATTATGATCGTCGGCGTGGGCGGACAAGGCACGCTTTTGACGAGCCGCATTCTCGGCGGCATCGCTATGGAAAAAGGCTACGACGTAAAACTTTCGGAAGTTCACGGTATGGCGCAGCGCGGCGGAAGCGTCGTGACGTTCGTGCGTTACGGCGACAAGGTCGCGGAGCCCATCGTCGAAGAAGGGCAGGCAGACGTCTTGATCGCGTTCGAAAGGCTCGAAGCCGCTCGTTATCATCAATTCTTGAAGAAGGGCGGCGTTATGATCGTGAACGACGTCGTGATCGAGCCGATCACCGTCATTTCCGGCGCGGCGAAATACCCGTATAACGTCCTCGACAGCTTGGAGGATAAGTATAAGATCGTCAAGATCAACGCAAACGAGATCGCAAGCGCGGTCGGTAATCAAAAGGTCTTCAATACCGTCGTGCTCGGCGTCGCGGCGAGGTTTATGGGGGTCGAAAAGGAAACTTGGCTCAAAGTCATTGAGAACACCGTTCCGCCGAAGACGGTCGAGATCAATAAAAAGGCGTTCCTGACCGGTTTGGAAAACGGTTGA
- a CDS encoding phenylacetate--CoA ligase — MIWNKEMETMSREDMRALQSERLVKTVKRVYEKVPAYRAKMDAIGLKPEDIKGVEDLSKLPFTTKADLRDNYPFGLFAVPQEEITRVHASSGTTGKPTVVGYTENDIKMWSECVARCMTMAGVTKKDIVQIAYGYGLFTGGLGAHYGAEYIGATTVPMSTGNTQKLITLMKDFQATAIACTPSYLLHIAEVLKEGGDLDKIKLRAAICGAEPWTEDMRLRIENILGVSAHDIYGLSEVMGPGVACDCEYHNGLHVCEDNFIPEIISPTTLEPLKEGETGELVFTTITKEGLPLIRYRTRDLTSISYEPCKCGRTTCRISRFKGRSDDMLIIRGVNVFPSQVEEALLRVDGVSPHYLIIVDRVNNLDTMEIMVEVDERFFSDEIKGLEALAVKIGKAVQQMIGLNAKIKLVEPRTIERSMGKSVRVQDKRKLV, encoded by the coding sequence ATGATTTGGAATAAAGAAATGGAGACGATGAGCCGCGAGGATATGCGCGCGCTGCAAAGCGAAAGGCTCGTCAAGACGGTCAAGCGGGTGTATGAAAAAGTCCCCGCCTATCGCGCGAAGATGGATGCGATCGGTTTGAAACCCGAAGACATCAAAGGGGTCGAGGATCTCTCGAAGCTTCCGTTTACGACGAAAGCCGACCTGCGCGATAATTATCCCTTCGGGCTGTTCGCCGTCCCGCAAGAGGAGATCACGAGAGTGCACGCTTCTTCGGGAACGACCGGAAAACCCACCGTCGTCGGGTACACGGAGAACGATATCAAGATGTGGAGCGAATGCGTCGCGCGTTGTATGACGATGGCGGGCGTCACGAAGAAAGATATCGTCCAGATCGCCTACGGTTACGGGCTTTTTACCGGCGGACTCGGCGCGCATTACGGCGCGGAATATATCGGAGCGACGACCGTCCCGATGAGCACGGGCAACACGCAAAAACTCATCACCTTGATGAAAGATTTTCAGGCGACGGCGATCGCCTGCACGCCTTCTTATCTTTTGCATATCGCGGAAGTTTTGAAAGAGGGCGGCGATCTCGACAAGATCAAACTTCGCGCGGCGATCTGCGGCGCGGAACCTTGGACGGAAGATATGCGCCTGAGAATCGAGAATATCCTCGGCGTCAGCGCGCACGATATTTACGGGCTTTCCGAAGTGATGGGTCCGGGCGTCGCTTGCGACTGCGAATATCATAACGGACTGCACGTCTGCGAAGATAACTTCATTCCCGAGATCATCTCCCCGACGACGTTGGAGCCTTTGAAAGAGGGCGAGACGGGCGAACTCGTCTTTACGACGATCACGAAAGAGGGGCTTCCCTTGATCCGTTACAGGACGCGCGATCTGACTTCGATCTCTTACGAGCCCTGCAAGTGCGGCAGGACGACTTGCCGCATCAGCCGCTTTAAGGGAAGATCGGACGATATGCTGATCATCCGCGGCGTAAACGTCTTCCCGTCGCAGGTCGAAGAAGCCCTGCTTCGCGTGGACGGCGTAAGCCCGCATTATCTGATCATCGTCGATCGCGTCAACAATCTCGACACGATGGAGATCATGGTCGAAGTGGATGAACGGTTTTTCAGCGACGAGATCAAAGGTCTCGAAGCGTTGGCGGTCAAGATCGGCAAAGCCGTTCAGCAGATGATCGGTCTGAACGCGAAGATCAAACTCGTCGAACCCAGAACGATCGAGCGCAGCATGGGCAAATCCGTGCGCGTTCAAGACAAACGCAAACTTGTGTAA
- a CDS encoding amino acid-binding protein, translating to MQAKQVSVFIENREGRLEEVLAAIKAAGVNILSLSLADTSEYGLLRLIVSDPDAADKALKEGGFSSMLTSVLVVRLNNEVGSLQDLLVAVAKEKINLEYMYGLTIEKEGKASLVIKASDLDKAAAVLKKAGADLLSNEEIVTL from the coding sequence ATGCAAGCGAAACAAGTATCGGTTTTTATTGAAAACAGAGAAGGCAGGCTCGAAGAGGTCCTCGCCGCGATCAAAGCGGCGGGCGTCAACATTTTGTCTTTGTCTCTCGCGGACACGAGCGAGTACGGGCTTTTGCGCCTGATCGTTTCCGATCCCGACGCGGCGGATAAAGCCTTGAAAGAAGGGGGATTTTCTTCGATGCTGACGAGCGTCCTCGTCGTCCGTTTGAATAACGAAGTCGGCTCTCTGCAAGATCTTCTCGTCGCCGTCGCAAAAGAAAAGATCAATCTCGAATATATGTACGGCTTGACGATCGAGAAAGAAGGCAAAGCGTCGCTCGTCATCAAAGCGTCCGATCTCGACAAGGCGGCGGCTGTCCTGAAAAAGGCGGGCGCGGATCTTTTGTCTAACGAGGAGATTGTCACCCTGTAA
- a CDS encoding amidohydrolase family protein, producing MIIDFHAHAFPDALAERSVSFLAAQANLPAFSDGTTAGLIRSAKTIGADGAVVLPVVTKPSQFRSINAFAKKIDSGEFDRDGVKLRSFGGVHPDSESVKEDVKAIKALGLKGIKLHPDYQGVFVDDDKVLRVIDAAMEEGLFVSIHAGLDLGFPGQEIRCTPKRAKRMLSLTGATNVILAHMGGFMLWEEVADLLVGKNVIFDTGVVAKYMDVSLARKIVRAHGADKILFATDSPWASYEDSFAFVRAMGLSKEEEDLIFGLNAAKILEEK from the coding sequence ATGATCATCGACTTTCACGCGCACGCATTCCCCGACGCTCTCGCGGAGCGTTCGGTCTCGTTTCTCGCCGCGCAGGCGAATCTTCCCGCTTTTTCGGACGGAACGACCGCGGGGCTTATTCGAAGCGCGAAGACGATCGGCGCGGACGGCGCCGTCGTCCTTCCCGTCGTGACCAAGCCTTCGCAATTCCGCTCGATCAACGCGTTCGCGAAGAAGATCGATAGCGGCGAATTCGATCGCGACGGAGTAAAACTCCGCTCGTTCGGCGGCGTTCATCCCGATTCGGAAAGCGTAAAAGAAGACGTGAAAGCGATCAAAGCGCTCGGCTTGAAGGGGATCAAACTGCACCCCGATTATCAGGGCGTTTTCGTGGACGACGACAAGGTCCTCCGCGTGATCGACGCGGCGATGGAAGAGGGACTTTTCGTCTCGATCCACGCAGGTTTGGATCTCGGATTTCCCGGTCAGGAAATTCGTTGCACGCCGAAGCGCGCGAAGAGAATGCTTTCTCTGACGGGGGCGACGAACGTCATCCTCGCCCATATGGGCGGGTTTATGCTTTGGGAAGAGGTCGCGGATCTGCTTGTCGGCAAAAACGTGATCTTCGACACGGGCGTCGTCGCGAAATATATGGACGTTTCTCTCGCGCGAAAGATCGTCCGCGCGCACGGTGCGGATAAGATCCTGTTTGCGACGGATTCCCCTTGGGCGAGCTACGAGGACAGTTTCGCGTTCGTTCGTGCGATGGGGCTTTCGAAAGAGGAAGAAGATTTGATTTTCGGCTTAAATGCCGCGAAAATTTTGGAGGAAAAATGA